The sequence below is a genomic window from Providencia rettgeri.
GGCGGGTGCAATGGGCGACAACGCAAGTGAGGGAAGCCGAAACCCTGCTGCCATGATGTTGTTTGATCGTCCTTCTCTTTCTGTTGGTGCCGTTTATATTGACCCAAGCGTTGATATTAAAGGTAAAGGAGGCTCTTTACTTGGTAGTAATACAACAGCAAATGATATTGCGCCAAGCGCTGTAGTACCCAATGCTCACTTTATCTTCCCAGTTAATGACAAATGGGCGGTTGGTACTTCAATGACCACCAACTTTGGTTTAGCCACTGATTTTAATAAAAATTATGCTGCAGGCCCTATCGGTGGTAAAACAGACCTAAAAACTGTTAACCTGAACCTAAGTGGTGCATACCGCGTAAATAACAATTTCAGTTTTGGCTTGGGCGTGAACGCGGTATATGCCGATGCAGAAATTACTCGTCATGCAGGTGACCTTGGCGCTCTAGCACCTAGGCTTCCAGGAATGGGCCTTCCTGCATTTCCTGCCAGTACTACTATGGCCAAATTAACAGGGGATGATTGGGGTTATGGCTGGAATGCGGGTATTTTGTATGAAATCAATGATGATAACCGTTTAAGTTTAAGCTATCGTTCTAAAGTTAAAGTTAAGTTTGAAGATGGCAAATATTCCAATGACATACCTAAATCAATAACTCAGTTGCATGGTACTGGGGGCGAAAAAATCAAAGGTAAGTTAGACCTTAATTTACCAGATATTTGGGAATTCTCTGGGTACCATAAAGTTGCGCCTAAGTGGGCTTTACACTATAGCGTTGCCTATACTGGCTGGAGTGAATTTAAAGAATTAACCGCCTATAGAAAAAGTGATGGCGAACAGTTATTCCATAAACCTGAGCACTTTAAAGATGCTTGGCGTTTAGCACTCGGTACCACCTATTTTTATGATGATAACTGGACATTCCGTACCGGTATTGCCTACGACCAAACGCCTGTACGTTCAGATTACCGTTCTATTTCTATTCCTGACCAAGACCGTTACTGGTTAAGTGCTGGTACCACTTATGCATTTAATGAAAATGCGTCTGTTGATGTAGGGATTTCTTATATGCACGGTAAAAAAGTGGATATTAAAGAAAGATTAAGTGAAGATGTTCCTGAAAGTATCCTTCCAGCATATCATTTCAAATCTGAAGGTTCTGCTTGGTTATACGGTGTAAACTTCAACTATACGTTCTAATTAATCGAATTTTTAAGTATCGGGGAGTCCTCTCCCTGATACTATTATCAATGTCAATTGCTCCATCCCACTCATTTTCAAAACTTAACATAAATTTTCTTGACCCTAACCCGCATCATATGTAAATTAAATGTTAATCACATGAGTTCACCTCATCATTTCTTTATAAAATACACACTATCGCATTTTTAAGATAAATCGTTTTATATTTCATTAGATTATCATTCGTTCTCTGAATGTTCTTATTTGCAAGTACAACTCAATAGCATAATTTATATTGATGATACCCACTAATATATATGGCCTTTCATCAAACTGTATTAATAACGCTATATTCTATTATTGGCTACTGCCGCGAAGGCGTGTAAAAGAGGCAACAATGACGAAAACTTAGGAGGCTGTATGGGAACACTGTTTACTGTCGGTTTTATTGGTGTATTAGGGGTAATAGCCTTGATTGACACCGTCTCTCAACGAGGAAAGCGAGACAATGATTAGTTTTTTATTTATCACTCTCTAGTATCATGCGTATACAAGAGAGTGATAAACCTTCCAAAACAATTCAATTTACTAATCTATCGAATCAAGCTGGTCTTCAATTGCTGCTGCATTTGGGTTTTCCATGGCTTTTAACGCACCACCACTTGATAAGAAATCATTACGTTGAAAATAAGCTTCTCGCATCATTAAATACGGGTCTGAAGAGTTCTTCAATAATCCATCTGAATCTAATAACCTTGCTCGGGTTTCAATCCCTTCTAGTGCCCACTTACCTGCTGACATCCAAAATGTGAGATAACTTAGCATTGGATATAAATCATCAACTAAGTCACCCCCTTGTTCCCTCGGTGTTGCACTGCCATACCCCGGTAACACCACATAAGGACCATAGCCCACATCGTAATAGCCTAAAGTATTACCAAAACGTTTTGGCTCTTCTTTCGCTAATTGAGGGTTTGCCATTGTCGCCACATCAATGAGTCCCCCCATACCAAAGACAGTATTAAGGAAGAAGCGGTTAAAATGTTTGAAACCTTGAGTCACTTCCCCGCGCAGAAAGCTATTTAACATACTTGCAGGTTCTTCAAGGTTAACAAAAAAATTGGTTAATCCATTACGGGCAGGCATCGGGACATAATCATTCCAAGCAACAGCAACTGGCCTCAAAACATAAGGGTCAAGGACGTTATAGTTGAAATTAAACATTGCTCGGTTAAACCCTTCTAAGGGGTCTGAACGCTCATGTGTTTCTGGGTCAATGCTACTTGCACAACCTGCAATTAGCACCCCTGCCAGAAAAACGCCCGTCATGCGAAACTTCATAACACTTCTCCATTCCCTGTACCGTCCTACTGCGGTACTTTTCCACTGTAATAACTATTTTGCTTATAGTAAGGCGAAAAAAAGAATTATGTTAATCCTTTTGAGTTATTCGATTATCATAAAGGTTAATTATACGCCATTTAATAATATTCTTATTATAAGAAAATTGGACAATTAGTACAAAATAGAAATGTGCCCACTCAACCATAAAGATGATAACCACCCTATTTTCGAATGAAAAACAGCCAAATAAATATTTATGGAAGATAAATTCGATTATTTGTCCGTAACAACTTGATTCAATTAGACCTGAACAGTAAAATGCCTTCGCTGTCGTAATTACGACGCCAAAAGTCCCCTTAGTTAAATGGATATAACGAGCCCCTCCTAAGGGCTAGTTGCAGGTTCGATTCCTGCAGGGGACACCAGTACGACTTCTAAAGACCTCCAAGACTTCCAATTTTTCAAACAAAAACAACCAGTTAATTGTTTTTGACTTCCAAGAAGGTCTAGTAACTTCTAGTGGGATCTAGCACCATAAAATTAAATTTAATCTGAATTTGAATTTAAATATGGGCTTGTTCCATTCAAGCCCTTATTGCTAGCTAATTAAAGTGATGGGATGTGATTAGTTAAATGTCACTAACATTTCCGTAGAAGCGGTTACATCCCCTACTGGTAAATTGCTTCCACCAGAACATAATCGCCAAGTCACATTATTATTCAATACTTTCGTTGAATCTGCCGTGGTAATATTGCCTAGTTTAATTTGTTGGTTATCAAAAGTGATTCCGCTAGTTAACCCACAATCACCGCTACCTGTTACATTATTAATTTCACCAGTAATATAGCCACCACCTTGGTCTAGGCTCAATTGTGTCGGTGTATTATTATAAAGCCCAGATATAGCACGAAATTGCACATTAATATTGGCATCTATTTGGTCGGTCGGTTGACCACAGGTTATGTTCAATGGAGCGGTTACTGTTGCCAATTCACTGTTTTGCTGTGTGTTACTACTTACCGATCCGAAATTAATTGCTGTTACTGTGTCTACCGTGCATTCTAATGTGGAAACCCGTAGGGTAATGTAGCTAGGAAAGATCTGCTTAAATAGGCTATTAGGTTGATAGTGTCCAGCAAAAAGAGCTGGAATAAT
It includes:
- the mlaA gene encoding phospholipid-binding lipoprotein MlaA, encoding MKFRMTGVFLAGVLIAGCASSIDPETHERSDPLEGFNRAMFNFNYNVLDPYVLRPVAVAWNDYVPMPARNGLTNFFVNLEEPASMLNSFLRGEVTQGFKHFNRFFLNTVFGMGGLIDVATMANPQLAKEEPKRFGNTLGYYDVGYGPYVVLPGYGSATPREQGGDLVDDLYPMLSYLTFWMSAGKWALEGIETRARLLDSDGLLKNSSDPYLMMREAYFQRNDFLSSGGALKAMENPNAAAIEDQLDSID
- the fadL gene encoding long-chain fatty acid transporter FadL; this encodes MSQKNLFSRSALAIAVAIVSSNAGAAGFLLNEYSTSALGRAFSGAGAMGDNASEGSRNPAAMMLFDRPSLSVGAVYIDPSVDIKGKGGSLLGSNTTANDIAPSAVVPNAHFIFPVNDKWAVGTSMTTNFGLATDFNKNYAAGPIGGKTDLKTVNLNLSGAYRVNNNFSFGLGVNAVYADAEITRHAGDLGALAPRLPGMGLPAFPASTTMAKLTGDDWGYGWNAGILYEINDDNRLSLSYRSKVKVKFEDGKYSNDIPKSITQLHGTGGEKIKGKLDLNLPDIWEFSGYHKVAPKWALHYSVAYTGWSEFKELTAYRKSDGEQLFHKPEHFKDAWRLALGTTYFYDDNWTFRTGIAYDQTPVRSDYRSISIPDQDRYWLSAGTTYAFNENASVDVGISYMHGKKVDIKERLSEDVPESILPAYHFKSEGSAWLYGVNFNYTF